Proteins encoded together in one Persephonella sp. window:
- the hslV gene encoding ATP-dependent protease subunit HslV encodes MQKSRSTTILVVRKDGKTVMAGDGQVTLGHSVMKASAKKVRKLMDGKVVVGFAGAAADGLALMERLEEKLNKYRGNLLKAAVELAKDWRTDKFLRRLEAVLLAADKNNMFLISGNGDVIEPDEPILATGSGGDFARSAALALYRNTDMSAREIVEQAMKIASEICIYTNDNFTIEEL; translated from the coding sequence ATGCAAAAAAGTAGAAGCACAACAATACTGGTAGTCAGAAAAGACGGAAAAACTGTAATGGCCGGAGATGGACAGGTTACCCTTGGTCATAGTGTTATGAAAGCTTCTGCAAAAAAAGTTAGAAAATTGATGGACGGCAAAGTAGTTGTTGGTTTTGCAGGAGCTGCAGCTGACGGACTGGCACTTATGGAAAGACTTGAAGAAAAACTTAATAAATACAGGGGAAATCTCCTGAAAGCTGCCGTTGAACTTGCAAAAGATTGGAGAACAGATAAATTTTTAAGGAGATTAGAAGCTGTTTTACTTGCTGCAGATAAGAATAATATGTTTCTGATTTCCGGTAATGGAGATGTTATTGAACCTGATGAACCAATCCTTGCCACAGGTTCAGGTGGAGATTTTGCAAGGTCTGCAGCACTTGCTCTTTATAGAAATACAGATATGTCTGCCAGAGAGATTGTTGAACAGGCAATGAAAATTGCCTCAGAAATATGTATTTATACAAATGATAACTTTACCATTGAAGAATTATAG
- a CDS encoding C40 family peptidase, which translates to MKRLLAAAGVFLSATAFALDSNNGNIPEYSYAKERYKAVMLDDGIPAPKFQESIVEFAIGLLGIQYRFGGQSIWGMDCSAFVQKVYAMAGINLPRTARAQAQYGVFVNKEDLKPGDLLFFQTYARYPSHVGIYVGDGKMIHASSAGKRIIISSIHKPYYEKRFLFAKRIFLYDPKQIVGEKYAKK; encoded by the coding sequence ATGAAGAGATTATTAGCTGCTGCCGGTGTTTTCCTTTCAGCCACAGCATTTGCATTGGATTCAAATAACGGCAATATTCCTGAATACTCTTACGCAAAAGAAAGATACAAAGCCGTTATGTTAGATGATGGCATTCCAGCTCCAAAATTTCAGGAAAGTATCGTTGAGTTTGCAATAGGTCTGCTTGGTATTCAATACAGATTTGGTGGTCAGTCTATCTGGGGAATGGACTGCTCGGCATTTGTTCAGAAAGTTTATGCAATGGCCGGTATAAACCTTCCAAGAACAGCAAGGGCACAGGCTCAATACGGTGTCTTTGTAAACAAAGAAGACCTTAAACCTGGTGACCTTTTATTCTTCCAGACTTATGCCAGATACCCATCCCACGTTGGAATATATGTTGGGGATGGAAAGATGATACATGCCTCATCTGCAGGGAAAAGAATTATAATAAGCAGTATTCATAAACCTTATTATGAAAAAAGATTTCTTTTTGCCAAAAGAATTTTCCTTTATGACCCTAAACAGATAGTAGGGGAAAAGTATGCAAAAAAGTAG
- a CDS encoding RsmD family RNA methyltransferase, translating to MKEKDLRPTSSKVRQALFNILYDVSGERFLDLFAGTGEIGITALKKGAEFVYFVEKNRKRAEDIKKKASKFSKNFKVVPVDALKFLKTYKDQPFDIIFADPPYNYKDYDKLIDMALKKLADGGVFILEHRSNKHFGADEERKYGDTVLSFWRK from the coding sequence ATGAAAGAAAAGGATTTAAGACCTACATCTTCAAAGGTAAGACAGGCACTTTTTAATATTCTGTATGATGTTTCCGGAGAAAGATTTTTAGACCTGTTTGCAGGAACTGGGGAGATAGGCATAACGGCATTGAAAAAAGGTGCTGAGTTTGTTTATTTTGTTGAGAAAAACAGAAAAAGGGCAGAAGATATAAAGAAAAAAGCCTCTAAATTCTCAAAAAATTTTAAGGTGGTGCCTGTGGATGCCTTGAAATTCCTGAAAACATACAAAGACCAGCCATTTGATATTATATTTGCTGACCCACCTTACAACTACAAAGATTATGATAAATTAATAGATATGGCACTTAAAAAACTTGCTGATGGAGGAGTTTTTATTCTTGAACACAGAAGTAATAAACACTTTGGTGCAGATGAAGAAAGAAAATACGGGGACACAGTTTTGTCTTTCTGGAGAAAGTAA
- the coaD gene encoding pantetheine-phosphate adenylyltransferase → MITKICVYPGTFDPVHYGHLDIVKRALNIFEYVVVAIATNPKKNPLFSVEERVEMFRKSVEDFGKDRVIIEPFDGLLVNFMKKYDTKIIVRGVRLFTDFEYELQIAMTNYNLDQVETLFLMPSQELIHISSSIVKDVAAHHGDVSKMVHPYVEKKLEEKFL, encoded by the coding sequence ATGATAACAAAGATATGTGTATATCCGGGAACTTTTGACCCTGTTCATTATGGGCATCTGGATATAGTAAAAAGAGCTTTAAATATATTTGAGTATGTTGTGGTAGCTATAGCTACAAATCCAAAGAAAAATCCCCTTTTTTCAGTTGAAGAAAGGGTGGAGATGTTCAGAAAGTCTGTTGAGGATTTTGGCAAAGACAGGGTAATTATTGAGCCTTTTGATGGGCTGCTGGTTAATTTTATGAAAAAGTATGATACAAAAATAATAGTTAGAGGAGTTCGTCTATTTACTGATTTTGAGTATGAGCTCCAGATTGCAATGACTAATTACAATTTAGACCAGGTTGAAACTTTATTCCTTATGCCTTCCCAAGAACTGATTCATATAAGCTCTTCAATCGTAAAGGATGTGGCAGCCCACCACGGAGATGTGTCAAAAATGGTTCATCCTTATGTGGAGAAAAAATTAGAGGAGAAATTCCTGTGA
- the holA gene encoding DNA polymerase III subunit delta has translation MAEKSIVQLIKNFDLKELQPVVLVYGSEDFLKKQLVDKLKERADVHIFWGDETTYSQVKEVFASSSLFSDGNIAVIFDFDAFLSKISKDEQKQLIDLVKNFSLPDRFFLISNKEKLPAKEPYKTIKSVADIVVSQKLTPKAFAISIKKKLEREGKEIDDETLKYLVSKLKNDLWYAKQEIEKLLLYTSDKKQITKEDIDAAINPKIEENVFVFLDKFFAKDKDAVRIFRQLIETTHHPFEIQSLLLGQINRLLLFRTYIEKGKPTETAFSLMNVKHPAMKGSIQKQASKTTTRELIQLIKDLYQLEKNQKINYLDINSSLEEFILKRVLQ, from the coding sequence ATGGCAGAAAAAAGTATTGTTCAGCTTATTAAAAATTTTGACCTTAAAGAGCTACAGCCTGTTGTTCTTGTTTATGGGAGTGAAGATTTTTTAAAAAAACAGCTTGTTGATAAACTAAAAGAAAGAGCAGATGTCCATATTTTCTGGGGAGATGAGACTACATATTCACAGGTAAAAGAGGTCTTTGCCAGTTCATCTTTATTTTCAGATGGAAATATAGCTGTAATTTTTGATTTTGATGCATTTCTATCTAAAATCTCAAAAGATGAACAAAAGCAGTTAATAGATTTAGTTAAAAACTTTTCTTTGCCTGACAGATTTTTTCTTATTTCAAACAAAGAAAAACTCCCTGCAAAAGAGCCTTATAAAACTATTAAATCTGTTGCAGATATTGTTGTATCCCAGAAATTAACCCCTAAAGCTTTTGCAATTTCAATAAAAAAGAAGCTGGAAAGGGAAGGTAAAGAGATAGACGATGAAACATTAAAATATCTGGTATCAAAGCTAAAAAATGACCTTTGGTATGCAAAACAGGAAATAGAGAAACTTCTGCTTTATACTTCCGATAAAAAGCAAATCACAAAAGAAGATATTGATGCAGCTATAAATCCAAAGATTGAAGAAAATGTTTTTGTTTTTCTGGATAAATTTTTTGCCAAAGATAAAGATGCAGTAAGAATATTCAGGCAGCTTATAGAAACAACTCACCATCCTTTTGAGATACAATCATTACTGCTTGGTCAGATAAACAGACTGCTGTTATTCAGAACATACATAGAAAAAGGAAAACCTACAGAAACAGCATTTTCCCTTATGAATGTAAAACATCCTGCTATGAAAGGAAGCATCCAAAAACAGGCTTCCAAAACAACAACCAGAGAACTAATTCAGCTAATAAAAGACCTTTACCAGCTGGAAAAAAACCAGAAAATAAATTATCTGGACATAAATAGCTCCCTTGAGGAATTTATATTAAAAAGAGTTCTACAATGA
- the ruvB gene encoding Holliday junction branch migration DNA helicase RuvB has protein sequence MNNETSFELSLRPKKLSEYIGQKRIKQQIAVFIEAAKKKDGVLDHVLISGPAGLGKTTLAQVIANELGKNIVFTSGPILEKKGDLAGILSSLEEGDILFIDEIHRLNPSVEEALYPAIEDFKLDIVIGKGNSSRSIRIDLSRFTLIGATTRTGMLTSPLISRFGIILNMEYYDNDSLAQIIKRSADILSIKITDEGAFEIAKRSRGTPRIANRLLKRVHDYAIVHGSDIIDKKIADKALTFLGINEFGLDETDIKYLSALIEKFGGRPIGLTTISSAISESKNTIEEVIEPYLLREGYIQKTPKGRIPTEKAIKLIKTRGYI, from the coding sequence ATGAACAATGAAACATCTTTTGAACTTAGCTTAAGACCTAAAAAGCTTAGCGAGTATATAGGACAGAAAAGAATAAAACAGCAGATAGCTGTTTTTATAGAAGCAGCAAAGAAAAAAGATGGTGTTTTAGACCATGTGCTAATTTCAGGTCCAGCAGGTCTGGGTAAAACTACACTGGCACAGGTTATAGCAAATGAGCTTGGGAAAAATATAGTTTTTACATCGGGGCCTATTCTTGAGAAAAAAGGAGATTTGGCCGGAATTTTATCCTCACTGGAAGAAGGGGATATTCTATTTATAGATGAAATCCACAGACTAAATCCTTCTGTTGAGGAGGCTTTATATCCGGCAATAGAGGATTTTAAACTGGATATTGTTATAGGAAAGGGAAATTCATCACGGAGTATCAGAATAGACCTGAGCAGATTTACCCTTATTGGAGCTACAACAAGGACAGGGATGCTAACATCTCCTTTGATTTCCAGATTTGGGATAATTCTTAATATGGAATATTACGATAACGACTCCCTTGCCCAGATAATAAAACGTTCCGCAGATATTCTTTCTATAAAAATCACCGATGAAGGAGCATTTGAAATAGCAAAACGTTCCAGAGGAACTCCCAGAATAGCAAACAGACTGCTTAAAAGGGTTCATGATTATGCCATCGTTCATGGTTCTGATATCATTGATAAAAAAATTGCAGACAAAGCCTTGACCTTTCTGGGAATAAATGAGTTTGGTTTGGATGAAACAGATATTAAGTATCTATCGGCTCTGATTGAAAAATTTGGCGGCAGACCTATAGGCCTTACAACCATATCCTCTGCAATCTCAGAAAGCAAAAACACCATAGAAGAAGTAATAGAGCCTTATCTCCTTAGAGAAGGATATATCCAGAAAACCCCAAAAGGCAGAATCCCCACCGAAAAGGCAATAAAGCTGATTAAAACAAGAGGATATATTTGA
- a CDS encoding ribbon-helix-helix domain-containing protein: MKTITLKTGEEFFEYLENLSKKLGKPKSQIIREAVIEYGEKIKREKIHQKMEKLARQLSKDKNYLKEIKEFEELSEDFIE, encoded by the coding sequence ATGAAAACAATTACTTTAAAAACAGGAGAAGAATTTTTTGAGTATTTAGAAAACCTTAGCAAAAAATTAGGGAAACCAAAATCTCAGATTATTAGAGAAGCTGTTATTGAGTATGGAGAAAAGATAAAAAGAGAAAAAATCCATCAAAAAATGGAAAAACTTGCAAGACAGCTAAGTAAAGATAAAAACTATCTAAAAGAAATCAAAGAATTTGAAGAGTTAAGCGAGGATTTTATTGAATAA
- a CDS encoding type II toxin-antitoxin system PemK/MazF family toxin: MNKGDIYLANLNPTKGSELSKVRPVIIFQSEHLKDLPTVIIIPLSTDLRDNWFPLRVRIPKRGKLEKDSDAVVEQIRAIDKSRIIGNPIASLSKEELSLLDEAVLFVLGVK; this comes from the coding sequence TTGAATAAGGGTGATATATATCTGGCCAATCTAAATCCAACTAAAGGCTCAGAACTTAGCAAAGTTAGGCCTGTTATTATATTTCAGTCAGAACATCTAAAAGACCTTCCAACAGTAATAATTATTCCTTTATCAACGGATTTGAGAGATAACTGGTTTCCATTAAGAGTGAGAATTCCCAAAAGAGGAAAACTTGAAAAAGATAGTGATGCTGTCGTGGAACAAATCAGAGCTATAGATAAAAGCAGAATTATAGGAAATCCCATAGCCTCTTTGTCAAAAGAGGAATTAAGTCTCTTAGATGAGGCTGTTTTATTTGTCTTAGGAGTTAAATAA
- the nadA gene encoding quinolinate synthase NadA — protein MATAVENRQEQLIEKINRLRKEKNAIILAHYYQRGEIQDIADIVGDSLELARRAQETDADIIVFAGVKFMAETAKILNPEKKVLHPNPESGCPMADMATYEGVKKLKEEHPDAMVVAYVNTNADVKTLADVIVTSRNAVKVVKKLDTQKIIFVPDQFLGSFIAQQVPEKEFILWKGFCPPHFNLTPDQLLALKEKYPDAKIAVHPECNTETVKIADFVGSTSQIIEFATTCDAQNVIIGTEVGLKHWLEKVNPNKNYIFPVNADYCGTVHCCDMKKNTLDKIADVLEKETNEIVLPPDIIEKARKPLERMLSIV, from the coding sequence ATGGCAACAGCAGTAGAAAACAGACAAGAGCAGTTAATAGAGAAGATAAACAGGCTCAGAAAAGAAAAAAATGCGATAATTCTGGCACACTACTACCAGAGAGGTGAAATACAGGATATAGCTGATATAGTTGGTGATTCTCTGGAACTGGCAAGAAGAGCACAGGAAACAGATGCAGATATTATAGTTTTTGCCGGTGTTAAATTTATGGCTGAAACTGCAAAAATCCTGAACCCAGAGAAAAAAGTCCTCCACCCTAACCCTGAAAGCGGCTGTCCGATGGCAGATATGGCAACTTATGAAGGAGTCAAAAAACTGAAAGAAGAGCATCCAGATGCTATGGTTGTTGCTTATGTAAACACAAACGCAGATGTTAAAACACTGGCAGACGTGATAGTTACCTCCAGAAATGCTGTCAAAGTTGTTAAAAAATTAGATACCCAAAAAATTATATTCGTTCCTGACCAGTTTTTAGGTTCTTTCATAGCCCAGCAGGTTCCGGAAAAAGAGTTTATTCTGTGGAAAGGTTTCTGTCCTCCACACTTTAATCTTACACCAGACCAATTACTTGCCTTAAAAGAAAAATATCCTGATGCAAAAATAGCAGTTCACCCTGAATGTAATACCGAAACTGTGAAAATTGCAGACTTTGTGGGTAGCACATCCCAGATAATTGAATTTGCAACAACCTGTGATGCCCAGAATGTTATTATCGGAACAGAGGTAGGACTGAAACACTGGCTTGAAAAGGTAAATCCAAACAAAAATTATATATTCCCTGTTAATGCAGATTACTGCGGGACAGTCCACTGCTGTGATATGAAGAAAAATACATTAGACAAAATTGCAGATGTTTTAGAAAAAGAAACTAACGAAATTGTTTTACCACCGGATATTATAGAAAAAGCAAGAAAACCACTTGAGCGTATGCTTTCAATAGTATAA
- a CDS encoding rhodanese-like domain-containing protein codes for MFLDRDTYNKIHISVQELKEKIDKGEDFVLLDVREPQEYNFSRIKEKEAMLVPLMKLPSVVNQLPKDKPIYVLCRSGNRSLQATLWLLQHGFDNVKNVEGGILAWSDYIDPTVRKY; via the coding sequence TTGTTTTTAGACAGAGATACCTATAACAAAATTCACATTTCTGTGCAGGAACTTAAGGAAAAGATTGATAAGGGAGAGGATTTTGTTCTCCTTGATGTGAGAGAACCTCAGGAGTATAACTTTTCCAGAATTAAAGAAAAAGAGGCTATGCTTGTTCCTCTTATGAAACTGCCTTCTGTTGTTAACCAGCTTCCAAAGGACAAGCCTATTTATGTTTTATGCAGAAGTGGAAACAGAAGCCTTCAGGCAACATTATGGCTCCTTCAACATGGGTTTGATAATGTGAAAAACGTTGAGGGTGGTATTCTTGCCTGGAGTGATTATATAGATCCAACGGTTAGAAAATATTAA
- a CDS encoding FAD-linked oxidase C-terminal domain-containing protein, with protein MFEAKQREVIKVPDRVKRALREILGPENCLDDEMDRLLYSYDATRIKMLPDLVAIPQNQEQVQKIVQICYEEGIPVTPRGAGSGYTGGALPVKGGVVVSFEKMDKILEIDEDNAIARVQPGVITYRLQKAVEKVGLFYPPDPASYKYCTLGGNVAENAGGPRCVKYGVTREYVMELNTVIHTGEIIHTGRPTLKDVAGYDITRLFIGSEGTLGLFTEITVKLIPKPQAAKTVMAIFSDIAAVGKTVKDIFKAGIQPSALEFMDKLAINAVEDFGHFGLPRDAEVLLLIEVDGHPKAIDDQIVEVARICEQNGAKVQIAKTAKEAEKLWEARRALSPAVSKLGRVKINEDIVFPRSYLPEALPRLREIGKKYNLKMVNFGHIGDGNVHANFMIDGRDEDELKRTEKAVEEVFELALSYGGSITGEHGVGITKAAFMKKQFRPQELEIMRGIKKVFDPKDLINPGKMDID; from the coding sequence ATGTTTGAAGCAAAACAAAGAGAAGTAATAAAAGTTCCAGATAGAGTTAAAAGAGCCCTCAGGGAAATTTTGGGTCCTGAAAACTGCCTTGATGATGAGATGGATAGACTTCTGTATTCTTATGATGCAACCAGAATAAAAATGCTTCCTGACCTTGTTGCTATCCCTCAAAATCAGGAACAGGTTCAAAAAATAGTCCAGATATGTTATGAAGAAGGTATTCCTGTTACTCCAAGGGGAGCCGGTTCAGGATACACAGGAGGAGCCCTCCCTGTAAAAGGCGGCGTTGTTGTTTCCTTTGAAAAAATGGACAAAATTCTGGAAATAGATGAAGATAACGCTATAGCAAGGGTTCAGCCGGGGGTTATAACATATAGACTCCAGAAAGCAGTTGAAAAAGTAGGCCTGTTCTATCCACCAGACCCTGCAAGCTACAAATACTGCACCCTTGGTGGAAATGTGGCCGAAAACGCTGGTGGCCCCAGATGCGTGAAATACGGAGTAACCAGAGAATATGTAATGGAGCTTAATACTGTTATTCATACCGGAGAAATAATTCACACAGGCAGACCAACACTTAAAGATGTTGCAGGATACGATATAACAAGACTTTTCATAGGTAGTGAAGGAACACTTGGATTGTTTACAGAAATCACAGTTAAACTGATACCAAAACCACAGGCAGCAAAAACCGTAATGGCAATATTTTCAGATATAGCTGCTGTAGGAAAAACAGTAAAAGACATATTCAAAGCAGGAATACAGCCTTCTGCACTGGAATTTATGGATAAACTGGCAATTAATGCAGTTGAGGATTTTGGTCATTTCGGTCTTCCAAGGGACGCAGAAGTGCTGCTTTTGATTGAAGTTGACGGACACCCAAAAGCTATAGATGACCAGATTGTTGAAGTTGCAAGAATATGTGAGCAAAACGGAGCCAAAGTCCAGATTGCAAAAACAGCAAAAGAAGCAGAAAAACTATGGGAAGCACGAAGGGCTTTATCCCCTGCAGTATCAAAACTGGGAAGAGTAAAAATAAACGAAGATATAGTATTCCCAAGAAGCTATTTACCGGAAGCCCTACCAAGACTGAGAGAAATAGGTAAAAAATACAATCTGAAAATGGTTAATTTCGGACATATCGGAGACGGAAACGTCCACGCAAACTTTATGATAGATGGAAGAGATGAGGATGAGCTGAAAAGAACAGAAAAGGCAGTGGAGGAAGTTTTTGAACTGGCACTTTCCTATGGTGGTTCAATAACAGGTGAACACGGGGTAGGAATAACCAAAGCAGCATTTATGAAAAAACAGTTTAGACCTCAGGAACTTGAAATAATGAGAGGTATTAAAAAAGTATTTGACCCTAAAGATTTAATTAACCCGGGAAAAATGGATATAGATTAA
- the rpmB gene encoding 50S ribosomal protein L28, with product MAVCQICGKKTAHGNRVAHSATTSKRVWRPNLQRVKAVMPDGSTKRIYVCAKCLKAGKVKKAVR from the coding sequence ATGGCAGTCTGTCAAATATGCGGAAAGAAAACTGCACATGGAAACAGAGTTGCACACTCTGCAACAACATCTAAAAGAGTATGGAGACCTAACCTCCAAAGAGTAAAAGCTGTTATGCCAGATGGTTCTACAAAAAGAATATATGTATGTGCAAAATGCCTTAAAGCAGGCAAAGTTAAAAAAGCGGTCAGATAA
- a CDS encoding DUF87 domain-containing protein: MKILKKEEIYPVLKQLFSSAQKEVKISSPWIKSEVLSTLLDEKEIDIQLIIRGSELEDFTITDIDILKKIKSIGGRVYLNPNIHSKFVIIDNQKAVIGSANITKSGLYEDGNIETAVLIENKQEIKELLQQFEEIKKKSINLFENIAGIVLNSLSSITVEAFLFEELPQQTYIKIPISETAFLLGRIAVIKELNSSLFSTFYNFASRSMLSETHKIETVLGQKDELFRKALLFAYLNEKNQNLRIAQIEILAEFNPEKIREKESILKTPMTPPQAGSLIYTLHDEKEIEDIMQINHAGYQMGKPVKFGKLFNTSLNAFIDLEKIYTMHMAVLGTTGSGKTTFVRRVLENLEYSDIQTFIIDLYGEYKKSVRNSHILEIPDILYPVNFDDIKNLFKEYGISFQEKSYEEKKVAAYFRKLLKPDLQIIGFREISLEEAILNAVDMTELKGELRSELLTFLDMLKRDYPEEALSYHINLTQELFEAIGSDKNFVIFDFEKVENPITRVNIAGLVMKEIFRKAKSDDKKRVVILEEAQNFAPEKGFGEVQAGSSNISYVMARKIATEGRKFDLGLIAITQRPANISKYVLSQLNTQAVFKLINRNDLEAVSVFFEYSKEDIFNILPFLKPGTGFITGLAVPFGILTEIKLG; encoded by the coding sequence ATGAAAATACTAAAAAAAGAAGAGATATATCCTGTTTTAAAACAACTTTTTTCCTCAGCACAAAAAGAAGTAAAAATATCATCACCATGGATAAAATCAGAGGTTTTATCCACACTTTTAGATGAAAAAGAAATAGACATTCAACTGATAATCCGAGGTTCTGAGCTTGAAGATTTTACAATAACAGATATAGACATCCTGAAAAAAATAAAATCTATCGGTGGTAGAGTTTATCTAAATCCAAACATACACTCAAAATTTGTAATTATAGATAACCAAAAAGCTGTTATAGGCTCTGCAAATATTACAAAATCAGGTCTTTATGAAGACGGAAACATAGAAACGGCAGTTTTAATTGAGAATAAACAGGAGATAAAAGAATTACTCCAGCAATTTGAGGAAATAAAGAAAAAATCAATAAACCTGTTTGAAAATATAGCCGGCATTGTCCTTAACAGCCTTAGTTCAATAACCGTTGAGGCATTTTTGTTTGAGGAACTTCCCCAGCAGACATACATAAAAATCCCAATCTCTGAAACAGCTTTTTTACTTGGAAGAATAGCTGTGATTAAAGAGTTAAACAGTTCTTTATTCTCAACATTTTATAATTTTGCATCCCGTTCAATGCTGTCAGAAACCCATAAAATAGAAACTGTTCTGGGACAGAAAGATGAACTTTTCAGAAAAGCCCTGTTATTTGCATATCTAAATGAAAAAAATCAAAATTTACGGATAGCCCAGATAGAGATACTTGCAGAATTTAATCCTGAAAAAATCCGAGAAAAGGAAAGCATTTTAAAAACCCCTATGACACCGCCGCAAGCAGGTTCATTAATTTACACACTTCATGATGAAAAAGAAATAGAAGATATTATGCAGATAAACCATGCAGGATACCAGATGGGCAAGCCTGTAAAATTTGGGAAACTGTTTAATACATCCCTTAATGCCTTTATTGATTTGGAAAAGATATACACAATGCACATGGCTGTGCTGGGAACCACAGGTTCAGGTAAAACAACATTTGTCCGGAGGGTGCTGGAAAATCTGGAATACTCAGATATCCAGACATTTATAATAGACCTTTACGGTGAATATAAAAAATCAGTTAGAAATTCCCATATCTTAGAAATTCCGGATATACTTTATCCTGTTAATTTTGATGATATAAAAAATCTGTTTAAAGAATATGGAATAAGCTTTCAGGAAAAATCTTATGAAGAAAAAAAGGTGGCTGCATACTTTAGAAAACTTCTTAAACCTGACCTTCAGATAATCGGTTTTAGAGAAATCTCCCTTGAAGAAGCAATATTAAATGCAGTGGATATGACAGAGCTTAAAGGAGAGTTAAGGTCTGAGCTTTTAACATTCCTTGATATGCTAAAAAGAGATTACCCTGAAGAAGCCCTAAGCTATCATATAAATCTTACGCAGGAATTATTTGAAGCAATCGGTAGTGATAAGAACTTTGTTATCTTTGATTTTGAAAAAGTTGAAAATCCTATCACAAGGGTAAATATAGCCGGTCTTGTAATGAAAGAGATATTCAGGAAGGCAAAATCAGATGACAAAAAACGGGTTGTTATTCTGGAAGAAGCCCAGAATTTTGCTCCGGAAAAAGGATTTGGAGAAGTTCAGGCAGGTTCTTCAAATATTTCTTATGTAATGGCAAGGAAAATAGCCACAGAGGGAAGAAAGTTTGACCTTGGCCTTATTGCAATAACACAAAGGCCTGCAAACATAAGCAAATATGTCCTCTCACAGCTTAATACACAGGCAGTTTTCAAGCTGATTAACAGAAATGACCTTGAGGCTGTATCTGTATTTTTTGAGTATTCTAAAGAGGATATTTTCAACATCCTGCCATTTTTAAAACCGGGAACCGGATTTATCACAGGTCTTGCCGTTCCTTTTGGTATCCTAACCGAGATAAAATTAGGATAA
- the obgE gene encoding GTPase ObgE → MKFVDKAKIYVKGGDGGNGCVAFRREKFVPLGGPAGGNGGKGGDVILQADDRLTTLLDFKHKKHYKAQRGQHGSGSNKHGKNGEDLIIKVPVGTVVKDAETGEIIADLTKNGQTVVVAKGGKGGKGNAAFKTSTNQSPDYAEEGQPGEEKWIELELKLIADIGIVGFPNAGKSTLISVLSNAKPKIADYPFTTLAPVLGVLKLDYGKNVVIADIPGLIEGATEGHGLGHEFLRHIERTKALIHMIDISDYREREPEEAFEVINKEMEKFSPQLLEKPQIVVGNKIDILSDKTEIDRLKKYFEEKGYTFVPVSLATLEGVDKLKEEVSKLYEKITGEGRSTTP, encoded by the coding sequence ATGAAATTTGTAGATAAAGCCAAGATTTATGTAAAAGGTGGAGATGGTGGAAATGGCTGTGTTGCTTTCCGCAGGGAGAAGTTTGTTCCTTTAGGTGGCCCTGCAGGTGGTAACGGCGGAAAAGGTGGAGATGTAATATTACAGGCTGATGATAGACTGACAACACTGCTGGATTTTAAACATAAAAAGCATTACAAAGCACAAAGAGGGCAGCATGGTTCAGGAAGTAATAAACACGGAAAAAATGGGGAAGACCTTATAATAAAGGTTCCTGTTGGAACAGTTGTTAAAGATGCAGAAACAGGAGAGATAATAGCAGACCTTACTAAAAATGGACAAACGGTTGTTGTGGCAAAGGGTGGTAAAGGTGGTAAAGGAAATGCAGCATTTAAAACCTCAACAAACCAGTCCCCTGATTATGCAGAAGAAGGACAACCGGGAGAGGAGAAATGGATAGAGCTTGAGCTTAAGCTGATAGCAGATATAGGTATAGTAGGATTTCCAAATGCTGGAAAATCAACCCTCATATCTGTTTTATCTAATGCAAAACCAAAGATAGCAGATTATCCATTTACAACACTCGCCCCAGTCTTAGGTGTTTTAAAACTGGATTATGGAAAAAATGTTGTTATAGCTGATATCCCCGGACTTATAGAAGGAGCAACAGAAGGGCACGGTCTTGGACATGAATTTTTAAGACATATAGAAAGGACAAAGGCATTAATCCATATGATTGATATATCAGATTACAGGGAAAGGGAGCCTGAAGAGGCATTTGAGGTAATAAACAAGGAAATGGAAAAATTTTCTCCACAATTACTTGAAAAACCACAGATTGTTGTAGGAAATAAAATAGACATCCTGTCAGATAAAACAGAAATAGACAGGCTTAAAAAATATTTTGAAGAAAAAGGATATACATTTGTTCCAGTTTCCCTTGCAACCCTTGAAGGAGTTGATAAACTTAAAGAAGAGGTATCAAAACTTTATGAAAAAATTACGGGAGAGGGGAGGTCAACTACCCCCTAA